From Candidatus Neomarinimicrobiota bacterium, one genomic window encodes:
- a CDS encoding CYTH domain-containing protein — protein sequence MANEIERKFLITSLPDGMSGTTMRQGYLQPEKERAVRIRTVEKDGSKKGVLTIKGMGSASGMSRYEFETEIPVPDADHLLSLCDQPLIEKTRYKYEHGGLIWEVDEFHGVNDGLVVAEVELESEEQEFDKPDFIGEEVTGQTKYYNMMLLKNPYTTW from the coding sequence ATGGCGAATGAAATTGAAAGAAAGTTTTTAATCACATCATTACCCGACGGCATGAGCGGAACCACTATGCGACAAGGCTATTTACAGCCGGAAAAAGAACGAGCTGTCCGAATTCGAACTGTTGAAAAAGACGGATCAAAAAAAGGGGTTCTGACCATCAAAGGAATGGGGAGCGCAAGTGGAATGAGTCGTTATGAATTCGAAACGGAAATCCCCGTTCCGGATGCAGACCATCTACTCTCTCTTTGCGATCAACCACTCATTGAAAAAACACGGTATAAATATGAACATGGCGGATTGATTTGGGAAGTGGATGAATTTCACGGCGTAAACGACGGCTTGGTTGTAGCAGAGGTCGAATTGGAAAGTGAAGAACAGGAATTCGACAAGCCGGATTTTATTGGTGAAGAAGTCACGGGGCAAACAAAATATTACAACATGATGCTGCTGAAAAATCCCTATACAACATGGTAA